The genomic DNA GCGCGGCATCGCCGTACTCGGCCGGCTGACCGAGGCGGACGACGGCACCCTCAGCCTCAGTGCCCTGGAGCGGACCACCGGCCTGGCCCGCTCCACGGTCGACCGCCTCACGGCGACCCTCGCCCGCATGGGGTACGTCCGCCTCGACGGCCGCGACGTGACCCTGGCCCCCCGCCTGATGGAGCTGGGCAACGCCTATCTCGCCGCGCTCCGCCTCCCCGCCCTGCTCTCCGCCCGCGCCGACGCCCTGGCCGACGAACTGGACGAGTCCGTGTCCCTGGCGGTCGGCGACCGGGACGGCATCCGCTTCATCCACCAGGCCACCCGGCGCCGCGCCATGTCCCTGAGCTTCCGCATCGGCGACCTGCTGCCGGCCGAACGCACGGCCCCGGGCCCCCTGTTCGCCGCGGAATGGACCGAACCGGACTGGCACCGCTGGCGGGAACGCCGGGCCACGGACCCGGGAGACCACTCCTTCCCCGCCGTGCCGCCGCGCGAACCCGGCACCCCCGGCGAACACGACGTCCCCGACGAGGACTTCGCCCGGCGGGCGGCGAAGGCGGCGGCCGACGGCTGGGCGCTGGACGACCAGCTGATCGAACCGGGCCTGGTCGCGGTGTCGGTCCCGGTACGGGACCCCGGCACCGGCCGGGTGGCGTGCGTGGCCAGCGTGGTGAGCCACACCAGCCGCCACACGGCGCCGGACCTGCGGGCGGCCCTGCTCCCCGGGCTGCGGGCGGCGGTCGCGGCGATGGAGGACGACCTGCGCACCGCGCCGGCCCCGGCACCGGGACCGCCGCGCGCCGGCCTGGCCCTGTGGACGGGCGCGTCCAAGCAGGAACTGGGCCGGGAGTTCGTCGAGTCCCTGGCCCGCGGCCTGACCGTACTGACCGCCTTCGGCGAGGGCCGCTCCGCGCTGACCCTGACCCAGGTCGCACAGGCGACCGGCCTGGCCCGCGCCACCGCCCGCCGGGCACTGCTCACCCACGCACACGCGGGCCTGGTGGCGTCCGGCGCCGACCACACCTTCACCCTCACCCCCCGGGTCCTGTCCCTCGGCTTCCCGCCGCTGTCCCGCACCTCCCTCCCCGAGATCGCCCAGCCCCACCTGACGGCCCTGGCCGACCGCGTCCACGAGTCGGCGTCCCTCGCCGTCCTGTCGGACTCGGGCGAGGAGATCCAGTACACGGCCCGGGCAGCCGCCGCCCGCGTCCTGAGCGCCCGGGTCACGGTCGGCGCCCGGCTGCCGGCCCGTGCGACGGCGCTGGGCCGTGTCCTGCTGGCCCTGCCCGAGGTCCGGGCGCGGGGCTACGCCCTGGTCGACGAGGAGCTGGAGGCCGGGCTGCGCGCCATCGCGGTCCCGGTGCGGGACCGTACGGGGCGGGTGGTGGCGGCCCTGAACGTCGCGCTGCACGCGGCCCGCCGGACGTCGGACGACTGCGTGGCGCAGATCCTGCCGGAGCTGCGGCACACGGCGGACCTGATCGAGACCGAGCTGCGGGTGGCGGGGCGTTTCTGCCGCGTGGCGGC from Streptomyces sp. CB09001 includes the following:
- a CDS encoding IclR family transcriptional regulator C-terminal domain-containing protein, with the translated sequence MPAHTTDDAARAPAEAVAPLLRGIAVLGRLTEADDGTLSLSALERTTGLARSTVDRLTATLARMGYVRLDGRDVTLAPRLMELGNAYLAALRLPALLSARADALADELDESVSLAVGDRDGIRFIHQATRRRAMSLSFRIGDLLPAERTAPGPLFAAEWTEPDWHRWRERRATDPGDHSFPAVPPREPGTPGEHDVPDEDFARRAAKAAADGWALDDQLIEPGLVAVSVPVRDPGTGRVACVASVVSHTSRHTAPDLRAALLPGLRAAVAAMEDDLRTAPAPAPGPPRAGLALWTGASKQELGREFVESLARGLTVLTAFGEGRSALTLTQVAQATGLARATARRALLTHAHAGLVASGADHTFTLTPRVLSLGFPPLSRTSLPEIAQPHLTALADRVHESASLAVLSDSGEEIQYTARAAAARVLSARVTVGARLPARATALGRVLLALPEVRARGYALVDEELEAGLRAIAVPVRDRTGRVVAALNVALHAARRTSDDCVAQILPELRHTADLIETELRVAGRFCRVAAV